The following proteins are encoded in a genomic region of Tigriopus californicus strain San Diego chromosome 6, Tcal_SD_v2.1, whole genome shotgun sequence:
- the LOC131882209 gene encoding NAD kinase-like isoform X1 gives MSDSEGVQDQDLTNNVHDADPEKNCVVDPARVQVATKANREAGEKALEREMKGVVKDFDMETKMVQLKLESEQNGQSLDCQCEAVGSDSRGVQYQCHYRIGSRSGESDGAPISENVSKECSPESLRVQEIEGKFSMNVPYERTRSLNAPSPIQQFGPCGRIMKNSAMVMTIQDPASQRLTWYKPPLTVLVIKKVRDATVIPPFIQLVQWFTQVKNMVVFVESAVLEDPLLTNYSGFTTSKDKLMTFSEGKDDLTDKIDFIVCLGGDGTLLYASSLFQQSVPPIMAFHLGSLGFLTPFEVDNFEQQITHVLEGHAALTLRSRLRCIVMKKDSSGDVKATKPTTNLLVLNEVVIDRGPSPYLSNIDLYLDGKLITSVQGDGLIISTPTGSTAYAVAAGASMIHPSVPAIMVTPICPHSLSFRPIVVPAGVELKISVSPDSRNTAWVSFDGRKRQELCHGESLRVTTSIYPVPSICAQDQISDWFASLAECLHWNVRKKQKHFDELADFTRCSSNETLDSLDKFSDKVDTN, from the exons ATGTCTGATTCCGAGGGCGTCCAGGATCAGGACTTAACCAATAATGTCCATGACGCTGATCCCGAGAAGAATTGTGTCGTCGATCCTGCCCGTGTGCAGGTCGCCACCAAGGCCAATCGTGAGGCTGGTGAAAAGGCTTTGGAACGAGAGATGAAAGGAGTAGTCAAGGATTTTGACATGGAAACCAAGATGGTTCAGTTGAAATTGGAATCGGAACAAAACGGCCAATCCCTGGATTGTCAATGTGAGGCCGTGGGTTCGGATAGTCGAGGAGTTCAGTATCAGTGCCATTATCGGATCGGATCGAGGTCCGGAGAGAGTGATGGTGCTCCGATCTCGGAAAACGTGTCCAAGGAGTGCTCACCTGAGTCATTGCGGGTCCAAGAAATCGAAGGGAAATTCTCCATGAATGTCCCATACGA GCGAACCCGATCATTAAATGCACCAAGTCCCATCCAACAGTTTGGACCATGTGGCAGAATTATGAAGAACTCCGCCATGGTGAT GACAATCCAAGATCCGGCCTCTCAACGGCTCACATGGTACAAGCCTCCTCTAACAGTGTTGGTGATCAAGAAGGTTCGAGATGCCACTGTGATTCCACCCTTCATTCAATTAGTCCAATGGTTCACCCAGGTTAAAAACATGGTGGTCTTCGTCGAATCAGCAGTACTTGAAGATCCTCTTCTCACCAACTACTCAGGGTTCACAACCTCCAAG GATAAACTGATGACCTTTTCTGAAGGCAAGGACGATTTGACTGACAAGATAGATTTCATCGTGTGCCTCGGTGGGGATGGCACCCTCTTGTATGCTTCATCCTTGTTCCAACAGTCCGTCCCACCCATAATGGCCTTCCATTTGGGCTCCCTTGGGTTTCTCACTCCGTTTGAAGTGGACAATTTTGAGCAGCAAATCACACACGTTTTAGAAG GACATGCTGCCTTAACCCTCCGAAGTCGGCTTCGTTGCATTGTCATGAAAAAGGATAGCTCCGGAGATGTGAAAGCCACGAAGCCCACCACCAACCTGTTGGTCTTGAACGAAGTTGTGATTGATCGTGGACCTTCTCCCTACTTGTCCAATATCGATTTGTACCTGGACGGCAAGCTTATCACGTCCGTTCAAGGCGACGGTCTCATCATTTCCACACCTACAGGCAGCACTGCCTATGCTGTGGCTGCGGGCGCCTCGATGATCCATCCTTCTGTGCCAGCCATCATGGTCACGCCCATCTGTCCACATTCATTGTCTTTCAGGCCCATTGTCGTTCCTGCCGGTGTTGAACTGAAG ATTTCGGTCTCTCCGGACAGCAGAAACACGGCTTGGGTGTCATTCGATGGGCGCAAGCGCCAAGAACTTTGTCATGGGGAAAG cCTTCGTGTGACCACCTCAATCTACCCGGTGCCTTCCATATGTGCCCAAGACCAGATCTCGGACTGGTTTGCCTCTTTGGCTGAATGCTTGCACTGGAATGTGCGTAAGAAGCAAAAACATTTCGATGAGTTGGCCGATTTCACACGATGTTCATCGAACGAGACCTTGGATTCCTTGGATAAGTTCTCCGATAAAGTGGACACTAACTGA
- the LOC131882209 gene encoding NAD kinase-like isoform X3, whose product MGKWYEYRSLWSRDDLEDRIRDREYLDLATTQISSSSSPSSTSLPASETNSLWDENEFYNRMQHKQPPSFSRRSSPASTDGRKRSGSWPRTRSLNAPSPIQQFGPCGRIMKNSAMVMTIQDPASQRLTWYKPPLTVLVIKKVRDATVIPPFIQLVQWFTQVKNMVVFVESAVLEDPLLTNYSGFTTSKDKLMTFSEGKDDLTDKIDFIVCLGGDGTLLYASSLFQQSVPPIMAFHLGSLGFLTPFEVDNFEQQITHVLEGHAALTLRSRLRCIVMKKDSSGDVKATKPTTNLLVLNEVVIDRGPSPYLSNIDLYLDGKLITSVQGDGLIISTPTGSTAYAVAAGASMIHPSVPAIMVTPICPHSLSFRPIVVPAGVELKISVSPDSRNTAWVSFDGRKRQELCHGESLRVTTSIYPVPSICAQDQISDWFASLAECLHWNVRKKQKHFDELADFTRCSSNETLDSLDKFSDKVDTN is encoded by the exons ATGGGGAAATGGTACGAATATCGATCCCTTTGGAGTCGCGATGACTTGGAAGACAGGATCCGAGACCGGGAGTATCTGGACTTGGCCACCACCCAGATCTCGTCGAGCTCCTCACCCTCGTCCACCTCCTTACCAGCCTCGGAAACTAACAGTTTGTGGGACGAGAACGAATTCTACAACCGGATGCAACACAAACAACCCCCGTCTTTCTCCCGGAGATCCTCGCCGGCCTCCACGGACGGGAGAAAAAGATCCGGATCTTGGCC GCGAACCCGATCATTAAATGCACCAAGTCCCATCCAACAGTTTGGACCATGTGGCAGAATTATGAAGAACTCCGCCATGGTGAT GACAATCCAAGATCCGGCCTCTCAACGGCTCACATGGTACAAGCCTCCTCTAACAGTGTTGGTGATCAAGAAGGTTCGAGATGCCACTGTGATTCCACCCTTCATTCAATTAGTCCAATGGTTCACCCAGGTTAAAAACATGGTGGTCTTCGTCGAATCAGCAGTACTTGAAGATCCTCTTCTCACCAACTACTCAGGGTTCACAACCTCCAAG GATAAACTGATGACCTTTTCTGAAGGCAAGGACGATTTGACTGACAAGATAGATTTCATCGTGTGCCTCGGTGGGGATGGCACCCTCTTGTATGCTTCATCCTTGTTCCAACAGTCCGTCCCACCCATAATGGCCTTCCATTTGGGCTCCCTTGGGTTTCTCACTCCGTTTGAAGTGGACAATTTTGAGCAGCAAATCACACACGTTTTAGAAG GACATGCTGCCTTAACCCTCCGAAGTCGGCTTCGTTGCATTGTCATGAAAAAGGATAGCTCCGGAGATGTGAAAGCCACGAAGCCCACCACCAACCTGTTGGTCTTGAACGAAGTTGTGATTGATCGTGGACCTTCTCCCTACTTGTCCAATATCGATTTGTACCTGGACGGCAAGCTTATCACGTCCGTTCAAGGCGACGGTCTCATCATTTCCACACCTACAGGCAGCACTGCCTATGCTGTGGCTGCGGGCGCCTCGATGATCCATCCTTCTGTGCCAGCCATCATGGTCACGCCCATCTGTCCACATTCATTGTCTTTCAGGCCCATTGTCGTTCCTGCCGGTGTTGAACTGAAG ATTTCGGTCTCTCCGGACAGCAGAAACACGGCTTGGGTGTCATTCGATGGGCGCAAGCGCCAAGAACTTTGTCATGGGGAAAG cCTTCGTGTGACCACCTCAATCTACCCGGTGCCTTCCATATGTGCCCAAGACCAGATCTCGGACTGGTTTGCCTCTTTGGCTGAATGCTTGCACTGGAATGTGCGTAAGAAGCAAAAACATTTCGATGAGTTGGCCGATTTCACACGATGTTCATCGAACGAGACCTTGGATTCCTTGGATAAGTTCTCCGATAAAGTGGACACTAACTGA
- the LOC131882209 gene encoding NAD kinase-like isoform X7 yields the protein MCAVRSSVRTTTRTRSLNAPSPIQQFGPCGRIMKNSAMVMTIQDPASQRLTWYKPPLTVLVIKKVRDATVIPPFIQLVQWFTQVKNMVVFVESAVLEDPLLTNYSGFTTSKDKLMTFSEGKDDLTDKIDFIVCLGGDGTLLYASSLFQQSVPPIMAFHLGSLGFLTPFEVDNFEQQITHVLEGHAALTLRSRLRCIVMKKDSSGDVKATKPTTNLLVLNEVVIDRGPSPYLSNIDLYLDGKLITSVQGDGLIISTPTGSTAYAVAAGASMIHPSVPAIMVTPICPHSLSFRPIVVPAGVELKISVSPDSRNTAWVSFDGRKRQELCHGESLRVTTSIYPVPSICAQDQISDWFASLAECLHWNVRKKQKHFDELADFTRCSSNETLDSLDKFSDKVDTN from the exons ATGTGTGCTGTCCGAAGCTCGGTTCGAACAACAAC GCGAACCCGATCATTAAATGCACCAAGTCCCATCCAACAGTTTGGACCATGTGGCAGAATTATGAAGAACTCCGCCATGGTGAT GACAATCCAAGATCCGGCCTCTCAACGGCTCACATGGTACAAGCCTCCTCTAACAGTGTTGGTGATCAAGAAGGTTCGAGATGCCACTGTGATTCCACCCTTCATTCAATTAGTCCAATGGTTCACCCAGGTTAAAAACATGGTGGTCTTCGTCGAATCAGCAGTACTTGAAGATCCTCTTCTCACCAACTACTCAGGGTTCACAACCTCCAAG GATAAACTGATGACCTTTTCTGAAGGCAAGGACGATTTGACTGACAAGATAGATTTCATCGTGTGCCTCGGTGGGGATGGCACCCTCTTGTATGCTTCATCCTTGTTCCAACAGTCCGTCCCACCCATAATGGCCTTCCATTTGGGCTCCCTTGGGTTTCTCACTCCGTTTGAAGTGGACAATTTTGAGCAGCAAATCACACACGTTTTAGAAG GACATGCTGCCTTAACCCTCCGAAGTCGGCTTCGTTGCATTGTCATGAAAAAGGATAGCTCCGGAGATGTGAAAGCCACGAAGCCCACCACCAACCTGTTGGTCTTGAACGAAGTTGTGATTGATCGTGGACCTTCTCCCTACTTGTCCAATATCGATTTGTACCTGGACGGCAAGCTTATCACGTCCGTTCAAGGCGACGGTCTCATCATTTCCACACCTACAGGCAGCACTGCCTATGCTGTGGCTGCGGGCGCCTCGATGATCCATCCTTCTGTGCCAGCCATCATGGTCACGCCCATCTGTCCACATTCATTGTCTTTCAGGCCCATTGTCGTTCCTGCCGGTGTTGAACTGAAG ATTTCGGTCTCTCCGGACAGCAGAAACACGGCTTGGGTGTCATTCGATGGGCGCAAGCGCCAAGAACTTTGTCATGGGGAAAG cCTTCGTGTGACCACCTCAATCTACCCGGTGCCTTCCATATGTGCCCAAGACCAGATCTCGGACTGGTTTGCCTCTTTGGCTGAATGCTTGCACTGGAATGTGCGTAAGAAGCAAAAACATTTCGATGAGTTGGCCGATTTCACACGATGTTCATCGAACGAGACCTTGGATTCCTTGGATAAGTTCTCCGATAAAGTGGACACTAACTGA
- the LOC131882209 gene encoding NAD kinase-like isoform X4 has product MGKWYEYRSLWSRDDLEDRIRDREYLDLATTQISSSSSPSSTSLPASETNSLWDENEFYNRMQHKQPPSFSRRSSPASTDGRKRSGSWPRTRSLNAPSPIQQFGPCGRIMKNSAMVMTIQDPASQRLTWYKPPLTVLVIKKVRDATVIPPFIQLVQWFTQVKNMVVFVESAVLEDPLLTNYSGFTTSKDKLMTFSEGKDDLTDKIDFIVCLGGDGTLLYASSLFQQSVPPIMAFHLGSLGFLTPFEVDNFEQQITHVLEGHAALTLRSRLRCIVMKKDSSGDVKATKPTTNLLVLNEVVIDRGPSPYLSNIDLYLDGKLITSVQGDGLIISTPTGSTAYAVAAGASMIHPSVPAIMVTPICPHSLSFRPIVVPAGVELKVTLNPSTRNTAYMSFDGRNHQELRAGDSLRVTTSIYPVPSICAQDQISDWFASLAECLHWNVRKKQKHFDELADFTRCSSNETLDSLDKFSDKVDTN; this is encoded by the exons ATGGGGAAATGGTACGAATATCGATCCCTTTGGAGTCGCGATGACTTGGAAGACAGGATCCGAGACCGGGAGTATCTGGACTTGGCCACCACCCAGATCTCGTCGAGCTCCTCACCCTCGTCCACCTCCTTACCAGCCTCGGAAACTAACAGTTTGTGGGACGAGAACGAATTCTACAACCGGATGCAACACAAACAACCCCCGTCTTTCTCCCGGAGATCCTCGCCGGCCTCCACGGACGGGAGAAAAAGATCCGGATCTTGGCC GCGAACCCGATCATTAAATGCACCAAGTCCCATCCAACAGTTTGGACCATGTGGCAGAATTATGAAGAACTCCGCCATGGTGAT GACAATCCAAGATCCGGCCTCTCAACGGCTCACATGGTACAAGCCTCCTCTAACAGTGTTGGTGATCAAGAAGGTTCGAGATGCCACTGTGATTCCACCCTTCATTCAATTAGTCCAATGGTTCACCCAGGTTAAAAACATGGTGGTCTTCGTCGAATCAGCAGTACTTGAAGATCCTCTTCTCACCAACTACTCAGGGTTCACAACCTCCAAG GATAAACTGATGACCTTTTCTGAAGGCAAGGACGATTTGACTGACAAGATAGATTTCATCGTGTGCCTCGGTGGGGATGGCACCCTCTTGTATGCTTCATCCTTGTTCCAACAGTCCGTCCCACCCATAATGGCCTTCCATTTGGGCTCCCTTGGGTTTCTCACTCCGTTTGAAGTGGACAATTTTGAGCAGCAAATCACACACGTTTTAGAAG GACATGCTGCCTTAACCCTCCGAAGTCGGCTTCGTTGCATTGTCATGAAAAAGGATAGCTCCGGAGATGTGAAAGCCACGAAGCCCACCACCAACCTGTTGGTCTTGAACGAAGTTGTGATTGATCGTGGACCTTCTCCCTACTTGTCCAATATCGATTTGTACCTGGACGGCAAGCTTATCACGTCCGTTCAAGGCGACGGTCTCATCATTTCCACACCTACAGGCAGCACTGCCTATGCTGTGGCTGCGGGCGCCTCGATGATCCATCCTTCTGTGCCAGCCATCATGGTCACGCCCATCTGTCCACATTCATTGTCTTTCAGGCCCATTGTCGTTCCTGCCGGTGTTGAACTGAAG GTCACCCTAAACCCATCCACCAGGAATACGGCCTACATGTCCTTTGATGGCAGAAACCATCAAGAACTGCGTGCCGGAGACAG cCTTCGTGTGACCACCTCAATCTACCCGGTGCCTTCCATATGTGCCCAAGACCAGATCTCGGACTGGTTTGCCTCTTTGGCTGAATGCTTGCACTGGAATGTGCGTAAGAAGCAAAAACATTTCGATGAGTTGGCCGATTTCACACGATGTTCATCGAACGAGACCTTGGATTCCTTGGATAAGTTCTCCGATAAAGTGGACACTAACTGA
- the LOC131882209 gene encoding NAD kinase-like isoform X5 produces the protein MSMDEGTLQLARSFARQSLDEEEAEAMDGSPKPLRKVYDSQKSLENKLQGFRRTRSLNAPSPIQQFGPCGRIMKNSAMVMTIQDPASQRLTWYKPPLTVLVIKKVRDATVIPPFIQLVQWFTQVKNMVVFVESAVLEDPLLTNYSGFTTSKDKLMTFSEGKDDLTDKIDFIVCLGGDGTLLYASSLFQQSVPPIMAFHLGSLGFLTPFEVDNFEQQITHVLEGHAALTLRSRLRCIVMKKDSSGDVKATKPTTNLLVLNEVVIDRGPSPYLSNIDLYLDGKLITSVQGDGLIISTPTGSTAYAVAAGASMIHPSVPAIMVTPICPHSLSFRPIVVPAGVELKISVSPDSRNTAWVSFDGRKRQELCHGESLRVTTSIYPVPSICAQDQISDWFASLAECLHWNVRKKQKHFDELADFTRCSSNETLDSLDKFSDKVDTN, from the exons ATGAGCATGGACGAAGGCACGCTACAATTGGCCAGGTCTTTTGCCCGTCAATCcttggacgaggaggaggccGAGGCCATGGATGGGAGCCCCAAACCGCTCCGAAAGGTGTATGACTCACAAAAGAGTTTGGAGAACAAGTTGCAAGGATTCAG GCGAACCCGATCATTAAATGCACCAAGTCCCATCCAACAGTTTGGACCATGTGGCAGAATTATGAAGAACTCCGCCATGGTGAT GACAATCCAAGATCCGGCCTCTCAACGGCTCACATGGTACAAGCCTCCTCTAACAGTGTTGGTGATCAAGAAGGTTCGAGATGCCACTGTGATTCCACCCTTCATTCAATTAGTCCAATGGTTCACCCAGGTTAAAAACATGGTGGTCTTCGTCGAATCAGCAGTACTTGAAGATCCTCTTCTCACCAACTACTCAGGGTTCACAACCTCCAAG GATAAACTGATGACCTTTTCTGAAGGCAAGGACGATTTGACTGACAAGATAGATTTCATCGTGTGCCTCGGTGGGGATGGCACCCTCTTGTATGCTTCATCCTTGTTCCAACAGTCCGTCCCACCCATAATGGCCTTCCATTTGGGCTCCCTTGGGTTTCTCACTCCGTTTGAAGTGGACAATTTTGAGCAGCAAATCACACACGTTTTAGAAG GACATGCTGCCTTAACCCTCCGAAGTCGGCTTCGTTGCATTGTCATGAAAAAGGATAGCTCCGGAGATGTGAAAGCCACGAAGCCCACCACCAACCTGTTGGTCTTGAACGAAGTTGTGATTGATCGTGGACCTTCTCCCTACTTGTCCAATATCGATTTGTACCTGGACGGCAAGCTTATCACGTCCGTTCAAGGCGACGGTCTCATCATTTCCACACCTACAGGCAGCACTGCCTATGCTGTGGCTGCGGGCGCCTCGATGATCCATCCTTCTGTGCCAGCCATCATGGTCACGCCCATCTGTCCACATTCATTGTCTTTCAGGCCCATTGTCGTTCCTGCCGGTGTTGAACTGAAG ATTTCGGTCTCTCCGGACAGCAGAAACACGGCTTGGGTGTCATTCGATGGGCGCAAGCGCCAAGAACTTTGTCATGGGGAAAG cCTTCGTGTGACCACCTCAATCTACCCGGTGCCTTCCATATGTGCCCAAGACCAGATCTCGGACTGGTTTGCCTCTTTGGCTGAATGCTTGCACTGGAATGTGCGTAAGAAGCAAAAACATTTCGATGAGTTGGCCGATTTCACACGATGTTCATCGAACGAGACCTTGGATTCCTTGGATAAGTTCTCCGATAAAGTGGACACTAACTGA
- the LOC131882209 gene encoding NAD kinase-like isoform X2 has protein sequence MSDSEGVQDQDLTNNVHDADPEKNCVVDPARVQVATKANREAGEKALEREMKGVVKDFDMETKMVQLKLESEQNGQSLDCQCEAVGSDSRGVQYQCHYRIGSRSGESDGAPISENVSKECSPESLRVQEIEGKFSMNVPYERTRSLNAPSPIQQFGPCGRIMKNSAMVMTIQDPASQRLTWYKPPLTVLVIKKVRDATVIPPFIQLVQWFTQVKNMVVFVESAVLEDPLLTNYSGFTTSKDKLMTFSEGKDDLTDKIDFIVCLGGDGTLLYASSLFQQSVPPIMAFHLGSLGFLTPFEVDNFEQQITHVLEGHAALTLRSRLRCIVMKKDSSGDVKATKPTTNLLVLNEVVIDRGPSPYLSNIDLYLDGKLITSVQGDGLIISTPTGSTAYAVAAGASMIHPSVPAIMVTPICPHSLSFRPIVVPAGVELKVTLNPSTRNTAYMSFDGRNHQELRAGDSLRVTTSIYPVPSICAQDQISDWFASLAECLHWNVRKKQKHFDELADFTRCSSNETLDSLDKFSDKVDTN, from the exons ATGTCTGATTCCGAGGGCGTCCAGGATCAGGACTTAACCAATAATGTCCATGACGCTGATCCCGAGAAGAATTGTGTCGTCGATCCTGCCCGTGTGCAGGTCGCCACCAAGGCCAATCGTGAGGCTGGTGAAAAGGCTTTGGAACGAGAGATGAAAGGAGTAGTCAAGGATTTTGACATGGAAACCAAGATGGTTCAGTTGAAATTGGAATCGGAACAAAACGGCCAATCCCTGGATTGTCAATGTGAGGCCGTGGGTTCGGATAGTCGAGGAGTTCAGTATCAGTGCCATTATCGGATCGGATCGAGGTCCGGAGAGAGTGATGGTGCTCCGATCTCGGAAAACGTGTCCAAGGAGTGCTCACCTGAGTCATTGCGGGTCCAAGAAATCGAAGGGAAATTCTCCATGAATGTCCCATACGA GCGAACCCGATCATTAAATGCACCAAGTCCCATCCAACAGTTTGGACCATGTGGCAGAATTATGAAGAACTCCGCCATGGTGAT GACAATCCAAGATCCGGCCTCTCAACGGCTCACATGGTACAAGCCTCCTCTAACAGTGTTGGTGATCAAGAAGGTTCGAGATGCCACTGTGATTCCACCCTTCATTCAATTAGTCCAATGGTTCACCCAGGTTAAAAACATGGTGGTCTTCGTCGAATCAGCAGTACTTGAAGATCCTCTTCTCACCAACTACTCAGGGTTCACAACCTCCAAG GATAAACTGATGACCTTTTCTGAAGGCAAGGACGATTTGACTGACAAGATAGATTTCATCGTGTGCCTCGGTGGGGATGGCACCCTCTTGTATGCTTCATCCTTGTTCCAACAGTCCGTCCCACCCATAATGGCCTTCCATTTGGGCTCCCTTGGGTTTCTCACTCCGTTTGAAGTGGACAATTTTGAGCAGCAAATCACACACGTTTTAGAAG GACATGCTGCCTTAACCCTCCGAAGTCGGCTTCGTTGCATTGTCATGAAAAAGGATAGCTCCGGAGATGTGAAAGCCACGAAGCCCACCACCAACCTGTTGGTCTTGAACGAAGTTGTGATTGATCGTGGACCTTCTCCCTACTTGTCCAATATCGATTTGTACCTGGACGGCAAGCTTATCACGTCCGTTCAAGGCGACGGTCTCATCATTTCCACACCTACAGGCAGCACTGCCTATGCTGTGGCTGCGGGCGCCTCGATGATCCATCCTTCTGTGCCAGCCATCATGGTCACGCCCATCTGTCCACATTCATTGTCTTTCAGGCCCATTGTCGTTCCTGCCGGTGTTGAACTGAAG GTCACCCTAAACCCATCCACCAGGAATACGGCCTACATGTCCTTTGATGGCAGAAACCATCAAGAACTGCGTGCCGGAGACAG cCTTCGTGTGACCACCTCAATCTACCCGGTGCCTTCCATATGTGCCCAAGACCAGATCTCGGACTGGTTTGCCTCTTTGGCTGAATGCTTGCACTGGAATGTGCGTAAGAAGCAAAAACATTTCGATGAGTTGGCCGATTTCACACGATGTTCATCGAACGAGACCTTGGATTCCTTGGATAAGTTCTCCGATAAAGTGGACACTAACTGA
- the LOC131882209 gene encoding NAD kinase-like isoform X6, translating to MIEMKIRDIELLQLIQKYTDVNCNSKADVPSANAFLLSERTRSLNAPSPIQQFGPCGRIMKNSAMVMTIQDPASQRLTWYKPPLTVLVIKKVRDATVIPPFIQLVQWFTQVKNMVVFVESAVLEDPLLTNYSGFTTSKDKLMTFSEGKDDLTDKIDFIVCLGGDGTLLYASSLFQQSVPPIMAFHLGSLGFLTPFEVDNFEQQITHVLEGHAALTLRSRLRCIVMKKDSSGDVKATKPTTNLLVLNEVVIDRGPSPYLSNIDLYLDGKLITSVQGDGLIISTPTGSTAYAVAAGASMIHPSVPAIMVTPICPHSLSFRPIVVPAGVELKISVSPDSRNTAWVSFDGRKRQELCHGESLRVTTSIYPVPSICAQDQISDWFASLAECLHWNVRKKQKHFDELADFTRCSSNETLDSLDKFSDKVDTN from the exons atgattgaaatgaaaattcgCGATATTGAATTACTGCAACTAATCCAGAAGTACACCGATGTCAATTGCAATAGCAAAGCTGATGTGCCCTCTGCAAATGCATTCCTGTTGTCAGA GCGAACCCGATCATTAAATGCACCAAGTCCCATCCAACAGTTTGGACCATGTGGCAGAATTATGAAGAACTCCGCCATGGTGAT GACAATCCAAGATCCGGCCTCTCAACGGCTCACATGGTACAAGCCTCCTCTAACAGTGTTGGTGATCAAGAAGGTTCGAGATGCCACTGTGATTCCACCCTTCATTCAATTAGTCCAATGGTTCACCCAGGTTAAAAACATGGTGGTCTTCGTCGAATCAGCAGTACTTGAAGATCCTCTTCTCACCAACTACTCAGGGTTCACAACCTCCAAG GATAAACTGATGACCTTTTCTGAAGGCAAGGACGATTTGACTGACAAGATAGATTTCATCGTGTGCCTCGGTGGGGATGGCACCCTCTTGTATGCTTCATCCTTGTTCCAACAGTCCGTCCCACCCATAATGGCCTTCCATTTGGGCTCCCTTGGGTTTCTCACTCCGTTTGAAGTGGACAATTTTGAGCAGCAAATCACACACGTTTTAGAAG GACATGCTGCCTTAACCCTCCGAAGTCGGCTTCGTTGCATTGTCATGAAAAAGGATAGCTCCGGAGATGTGAAAGCCACGAAGCCCACCACCAACCTGTTGGTCTTGAACGAAGTTGTGATTGATCGTGGACCTTCTCCCTACTTGTCCAATATCGATTTGTACCTGGACGGCAAGCTTATCACGTCCGTTCAAGGCGACGGTCTCATCATTTCCACACCTACAGGCAGCACTGCCTATGCTGTGGCTGCGGGCGCCTCGATGATCCATCCTTCTGTGCCAGCCATCATGGTCACGCCCATCTGTCCACATTCATTGTCTTTCAGGCCCATTGTCGTTCCTGCCGGTGTTGAACTGAAG ATTTCGGTCTCTCCGGACAGCAGAAACACGGCTTGGGTGTCATTCGATGGGCGCAAGCGCCAAGAACTTTGTCATGGGGAAAG cCTTCGTGTGACCACCTCAATCTACCCGGTGCCTTCCATATGTGCCCAAGACCAGATCTCGGACTGGTTTGCCTCTTTGGCTGAATGCTTGCACTGGAATGTGCGTAAGAAGCAAAAACATTTCGATGAGTTGGCCGATTTCACACGATGTTCATCGAACGAGACCTTGGATTCCTTGGATAAGTTCTCCGATAAAGTGGACACTAACTGA